The Arachis ipaensis cultivar K30076 chromosome B10, Araip1.1, whole genome shotgun sequence DNA window GTTAATGCGCtagttgaaaaaaaaatgtaTGGTTCTTGTATGAGCTGATGCTTGAAGGTTGATGTTTTGGTTTAAGTGCTTACAACCCcgtgtttattacttggatgttGCGTGTGATAGGCAATAGGATGTTCCCATTCATTGTCAATTGGATGGTTCTGATTGTGGTTTTTAGTTTTCATGTCTCAGGCACTTAAATTTGCGTGTACTTAATTGAGATGTGATTGGCTTTCGTTTCATTGGATGTACCGCAACACGTTAAATGCTTTAGAAATTTCACGACTATATGTATTTGATGACTAACTTGATCATGTAAATGCTTTGATATTTCTGTTTCCATCGAAGTGGTTTGCCCGAGTCTGTATCGATCGTCATTGGTGGCTGTATGCCTTTGAGATTTCTAGGAAAAGGCTGTGGGTGCTGGATAGTATGTATACAGGAGAGCCTAATAATAAAAGATTAAAAATACATGCTTATGCGGTAGGTATACGTCAACCAATTAGTTCACCGTTAGACTTAGTAATTGAAAATGTATGATTGCTAACGTGTTGCTGATTTTCAGGGGAGAATCATTGAAGACATGGCAAAAGTTTCTATACCCGCATATGAGCACACGGAGAACGGCCTACCTCATTTCTATCCTAGCGTCCCAAAACAACATAACGGGTCAGTTAAAAAGACACCTAACAATACTCTTAATAGCACTTCACTTGATAATGATATCATGGTTGGAAATAATATTCTGTGTTTGTACATATAGCTGTGATTGTGGTGTATTCGTCATCAAGTTCATGCAGTTTTGGAGGATAGATAAACCCTTGCAGCATTGGGACAAGGTGAATTTAAATATGTTATAACAATTAAGTTGAACCCCTTTCTAGTCAATTTCTTTCTTGGTTTTAAAATTACCCTCCAACACGTAATTGCCATGCAAGACATTGTACAGGAGTTTAGGAAGGAGATCATACTAGACATAGTGATAGGTCCTCATAATTCAGAAATTGGCAAGGCGCTGCAGGCATTGGACAGCGATCATGTGCACCGAAACCAGCCAAGGAAAAAGACTAAGGCTGTGAGATCACTGTTCACAGCCCGAGCACGAAGAGCATGCTGCAGCGTGCAGGGTTACCTACTAGAAAGCCAAACAAGGGGGGAAGACAACAGAAGAAGACTTTTTGAATAGGTAAGAAAACATCAATCTAGACACCTGCCTTACTACATCTATGGTTTCCTTATGCTAGAGTTATGTAGCTTAATATGGCATTTTCCGGCTTAAACTCGTTTCGTGTGAGCCTGATAAATCCTGTTTAACTGCAGGTTTATGATTTCATGTTGCTGATTTTGTCAAGTTGATGGAGACAATCAATCCAAAACCTCTTAGTGGATGGTGCTTAAGCTAGGAATTAGGATGTTtattttctttgtaaattggatAGTTCTGGATCTGTTTTCTGATTATCATGTTTAAGGCATTTGAACTTGTTAGTACTTCATTGATGAGTGAGTGGCTCATTTTTTGTTAGATACTCCTCAGCAGGATTCATATAGTAGGTATTTCAGGATTCTCAAGCAATAAGTTTCCAAGTTAGTGATGTCACTAGTTCATTAAGCAATGCATTGCATATTTATAATATTGAGTCAACTCTGATCGGTGTATATAACCCTTTTATTCATGTCTATGCTTAAGTGGCAATTCTGTCTATTAACTAGCGTGGTGTTAACTAAATGGAGgcgttatttatttttttatcattgttTTTTAATACTGAAATTGTGAAGTTACTGGAAATTAAAGCATTGCACGGCCTTCGGTCATGATCAGTCTACATAAAGTAGGATTTTAAGTGGATGGTATCTCTGGTAGGCACTCGGATATTTCTTCTCATTGTAAAATCAATGGTTTTGTATATGATTTCTTTGTTTCATGTGTTAAGCATTAGCGACTGCGTGTACTTCATTGAGATGTCAAtgcattttgtttttttttttttttgatactcTTCATCCATTTTCACGGCGGAATTAAACCATTTAATTTTTGCGAACAAATATGTGACAATTTGTTTATTTAAAaccttaataaataataaatgggGAAAGATAACAACATTTGTGCTTTTGTTTCTTTGAATGAATACTTCAAAATAGGATAAATGCAAGTGACAAAACAGGAAAGGGAATAGTTTATTAAGTTGTATTTAAAGAATGACACCAAACTCACGCCAAGAAACCTAACTATATATGCCTAAAAGAATTCAACAGGTGCATGAATCCGCCACCATCCGATGAATTCCATATAGTAGAATCCTCAAATCTTTTATTTACAGAACCATGATGATCATTATCTGATTGAAGGTCAACCTCATCTTACAAGATGCACAACACAAACAGAATAACATACATTAATCAAGAACACCATTTCgtaagaaaaatttaaaatatacgtCGCTTCTAACACATATCAGATGTGATTTCCTCTTCCTTTTTTGCATTGACTTCTTAATTGACTTGTCCAACTCTGCTCCAAGTCTCTTACTCCTCGGCCGTCCTTTGGTTTTGACTCTTGAGGGTCCTTGTATGTCATGTACAATAGCACCGCCTGTGCTATGTGTGGGCATGGTATTCTGAGTCGCAACAACAGTAGTGGAAGGCATGCTGGCACGGTAATCAGTCAGCTTGGACTTTGCATCCCAAAGGGCAGCTTGCAAGATGCCTGCTTCCTCATCACAAACAACCAACTCTTGAGCAACGTTATAGAACTCTGAACACAGATGCCTGAACAAGTTGTTTCTTTCATCACTCCGAGGCATGTCATGGCTACTCTTGATGTAAGTGTGCTTGCGGATGACATTCTTACTCCATCAAGAAAGAACATAGCAGCTCGGTACTGTGTCAACTCTGTAGTATGACCACACCGCAAGGGTGTGGCAACACAATATACCAGCGGATTCAAACTTGTTGCACTCGCACTGATCCTTTCGACTCAAAGAGTCAAACTTGACCATGAAAGTATGGTAGACAGGCTTCCCCCAGAATACCTTCTGCTCGTCCACTTTAATAGAAATTGTATCTCTCTTTTGCAATGCAGGTATCCACCATAAAATACGTGCATACTTTCACTATGCTGTGTACTCCTCATGCCTGCCCAAAATTCACTCTTGAAGAATATTGGAACCCACTTCCGTCGATTCGCATAAAGGTCTGCCCAAAAAAATGATGCATAAGAGTGCCGCTTATAAACAACATGATGACAGCTTGCAATGCAatgataaaagaaattaaaaaaacatCCAGACACACTATGAGAAAAAGCATCTGTTTATGTATTGAAAAGAACATCCACTAACTATAGGGGGTAGAAAACTCAGCTACATTTCTTAGCAAAAACATAAGAACGAAATCAAGCCGGCAAAAATAACATGAAGTGAATAAATAAGCAACTAGAAACCAACGGACGGGATTTAATTTAATAATCACATACCTGCTAACCATCTGTTTTGGCCTAAGTTAAATTGTTTGATGAAACCAGCCAAATCAACCTTGAATGATTCAGTCAAAGGAGAATTCCACACAATGTGCTTCATCATTGCATTCAATTCTCCATACCTAGCGTATCCACCGAGCTTGAATTGTGATTTCTTCATTATGTGCCAGATGCACCATCGGTGGACAGTATCAGGTAGGACCTTCCTAATAGCACCAGCCATCGCCTTGCACTAGTCAGTGATAATCCCCCTTGGCGCAGTCCCAACGCATCTCACCCACTGCATGAACACCCACTCAAAACTAGGGATCTCCTCGCTCCCAAGTAAAGCACAGCCAAGAAGAGTAGACTTCCCATGGTGGTTTACACCGACAAAGAATGCAAACGGCAGACTATGCCTGTGAAAAGAGCAAAAATAACTGTGAGGCAACAAGACAAATTTAACAAATAACTGCTCTTGAAATTCACCAATAAGTATACAGACCTGTTTCTTCTGTAAGTGGTGTCAAACGACACCACATCTCCGTAATATTCATACGAAGTCCTGCACCTTGCATCTACCCATAGTGTGCTCCTAAATTTATTAGCATCGTCAACATCTATGGCATAAAAGAAGTTAGGACTGATCTCTTTCATTTGAACGAAATAATTAATCATCCGTTGGAAGTCCTCATTGTCATCGAAGCATCAGAGATTGCCTGTGATGTAATTTCTGACATCCTTTTT harbors:
- the LOC107621079 gene encoding protein FAR1-RELATED SEQUENCE 6-like, which encodes MAGAIRKVLPDTVHRWCIWHIMKKSQFKLGGYARYGELNAMMKHIVWNSPLTESFKVDLAGFIKQFNLGQNRWLADLYANRRKWVPIFFKSEFWAGMRSTQHSEMDEQKVFWGKPVYHTFMVKFDSLSRKDQCECNKFESAGILCCHTLAVWSYYRVDTVPSCYVLS